The nucleotide sequence TTATCATCAATACAAGTGCTGGAACCGGAGAATTCAACCTTTACAACGCAAGCACACAAATCCCTTTTGTTCATGAAAGAATAATGGGGTTTGGGGTTGACGGGCTTGAAGGGCTGACATATACAAGTAAACCTTTAGGTTGGAGTCAATACGGAAACTGGTCAATAACAGGAATACCTGACTTTGGAATCAACCTGAATTCAAATTATAATTTCAGAACATCTTTCACTGGTGGTTTTGGTGCTGTAACGATTGGAATGTATGGTCAAGATGGTAGAGATTATTCTATTAATTTATCAAATCCAGCCCCTGTTCCAGAACCAGCCACCATGCTTCTCTTCGGTACTGGGTTAGTCGGCCTTGCTGGTTTAAGAAGAAAGAAAAAATAACCCCTCTCCACCTGGAGATTTCAAGAAGGCAGGGTCTTTTGGCTCTGCCTTTTTTATTTCAAAGAGGCGCTGCAGCACAGTTCGCAGGTTACACCTAAAATCACTGTAAATCGCTGTAATCCCTTGGGCCACGTGTAACAACGGACACCCACCTGTATAATTTACCCTATAAGTAAAAGCAGAGCGCAGGCGATGGTTTTACGATACACCGGGGGATAGCAGTATTGTATATAGAGTAGTGTTGAGATCAACCCTGAACTGGTAGCGAGAGACACTGACAGCCCTTGAACCTGCTTACTTGTATCGATATTCAGGTAGGCCAACTCCTGCAAAATCCCCTTATACCTGCTGATGGTCTTTTGAGTAGTTTTAAGCCACGTTTTTCGGGCGGGCGGAAAATGCCATCAATTAAGCACCTTTAACCACCTTTTCTATAGAGATAAACATCAATTACCCCATAGTTTTAATAAGTATCCAAAAGAACATCTATGAACAGGAAGAACATCATCCAGTACAGCGACAATGACACCAGCATAACAACACTCACCCTGCCACACCTACATTCAAATATAACTGTAAAAGTCAATACTGCCCTGTGATACAGGGAGAACCAAGACGTACTTTACTGCTACTACTATCATGATTTTACTACTACTAAAAAACACCTGTGACAGCCAGACTGTAACGGCCTGAGCCTCGGCCAGGGGTCCCGATCTCACTCACTCACCAAAATAACAATCTTCGAGACACCCAGGCGATAAATTATCGACGGTCAATTCAACCTCTCCGCTTGCCGATTACCCATAAAGCATTGACAATGTTCCTGTTTTTCTGTTAAAAACAGCACCATATTTTCGGGGAATGCTTGGGGAATGTTTGACCTGGCCGAGAAGCCAGTGTTTATAAGGAAAAATGGCGGAAGTGCATGGGAATCGAACCCACCCACCAGGCTGTTAACCCAGTGCACCGGATTTGAAGTCCGGGAGAGCCACCAGAGCCCTTTCCACTTCCGAAGGTCACAATATATATAGTTCCTCTGTCTTTGGGT is from Pseudomonadota bacterium and encodes:
- a CDS encoding PEP-CTERM sorting domain-containing protein — its product is MRGKIISMIVGGMMLGATMLPSKASALTIDPISGDYIPDSVVGSMIYFDDLILGYANLDVIINTSAGTGEFNLYNASTQIPFVHERIMGFGVDGLEGLTYTSKPLGWSQYGNWSITGIPDFGINLNSNYNFRTSFTGGFGAVTIGMYGQDGRDYSINLSNPAPVPEPATMLLFGTGLVGLAGLRRKKK